In Treponema denticola, one genomic interval encodes:
- a CDS encoding YbaB/EbfC family nucleoid-associated protein, whose amino-acid sequence MNPFDIMKNAKEIQAKIANIKSDLDQEVVEGVSGGGLVKIRLKGSFEVESIFLDPIAVDNRDVPMLQDLIRAAHNDAVAKLKELLQNKLGPLASLAGGLPF is encoded by the coding sequence TTGAATCCTTTTGATATTATGAAAAATGCAAAAGAAATCCAAGCAAAAATTGCTAATATTAAATCCGACCTTGATCAAGAAGTTGTTGAGGGGGTATCAGGCGGAGGTCTTGTAAAAATCCGTTTAAAAGGCAGTTTTGAAGTTGAATCTATCTTCCTCGATCCTATAGCTGTAGATAATCGTGATGTTCCTATGCTTCAGGATTTAATCAGGGCTGCTCATAATGATGCAGTGGCAAAACTAAAAGAACTTTTACAAAATAAACTTGGGCCCCTTGCAAGTCTTGCAGGCGGTTTACCTTTTTAA
- the recR gene encoding recombination mediator RecR — protein MNAIDSVIDSFSRLPGIGHKSAARIAYHLLKQGHADALRLAEAVSTLHDKIHPCKVCGSYTEDEICSICADETRDRATICVVGFPQDVNTISSIPEYRGLFHVLGGLIAPLEGIGPDQLHISELIRRIHEGGITEVILATNPTIEGDTTALYIQKILQDLPVNITRLASGLPVGGDLEYADRLTLARSLNGRIKF, from the coding sequence GTGAATGCTATTGATTCCGTTATAGATTCATTTTCCCGTCTTCCGGGTATCGGTCATAAGAGTGCTGCCCGCATCGCCTATCATCTTCTAAAACAGGGCCATGCGGATGCCTTGCGTTTAGCGGAAGCTGTTTCTACCTTGCATGATAAAATTCATCCTTGTAAGGTCTGCGGTTCTTATACCGAAGATGAGATTTGTTCTATTTGTGCGGATGAAACAAGGGATAGAGCAACTATCTGTGTAGTAGGCTTTCCTCAGGATGTGAACACAATTTCTTCAATCCCTGAATATCGAGGCTTGTTCCATGTTCTGGGCGGACTTATAGCTCCCCTTGAAGGTATAGGCCCCGATCAATTACATATAAGCGAGCTTATAAGACGTATTCATGAAGGCGGAATTACCGAGGTTATTCTTGCAACCAACCCTACGATTGAAGGCGATACCACAGCCCTATACATTCAAAAAATATTGCAGGACTTGCCTGTTAATATAACGAGGCTTGCCTCAGGCTTACCTGTCGGAGGCGATTTGGAATATGCTGACCGTTTGACCCTTGCAAGAAGTTTAAACGGGCGCATTAAATTTTAA
- a CDS encoding chitobiase/beta-hexosaminidase C-terminal domain-containing protein — MKIIKAPITLKISFIITFFLFFSFKLCCDEFEDFEIRQNYQEDGINISVKYPENISEDPVSAFYRFFIPVNNLYKSGKIKKGESIFIPFGAELCVWAQSSSGKLSETFHLIAEAPDQQKLLNVLSPQEGVWNEVQKLIIKAPAKTQIMYSIDGSDPSEFGLLYTEPIILEKDGKIDLKIRVVGESGLITEKEIKYTVDPSGYPSPKISDMDYNEDNLQNGNSYDILNWYFINFYFESPVYYLIKDDEKNDEPSLSELLNVYDGPIFTDRTKDRFLYWTNKDFQDGKINKIFLPRKPLLSWVPNEPVNRNIELNFDDNRYTYFFEVGDGKTFLLPTKKSERFTKDGSMIFDSGIRQERFFDVKIRAFYEDRFHGEFKTAFTIDKLPPERPEAVFNPPVSPTNTSVKINLKPVSDAEIVTEIEPPLFTSLKNEITLTGSLGEKTVYSVHIYSKDKAGNKSAPITKEFIIDRNAVYVDYNSKVKNSDGNPLKPFSSIYEAVDSINNISFLKTNTVSSEKWKIYVRGDCILNEPILITRNIKISSASSRSSIHVSKNAGFIVIGANFEIENCDIFRREPSEEPREVPVLYADKAEIKLNNVKLQAVEGGPILKSFYAHLDISDSTIISEQSNHCLIFNINNSSAVFKNLDFTGAGFSIAAISSVNSIIEMDDIRSSFTPEFTARFLEAWNSEISLGRLNLIRLPEAEANKDTAIWYNKNSKMDIKYQPIIQGFSKSIMREP, encoded by the coding sequence TTTTTTTTATTTTTTTCATTTAAGCTATGCTGCGATGAATTTGAAGATTTTGAAATAAGACAAAATTATCAAGAAGATGGGATAAATATTTCAGTAAAATACCCTGAAAATATAAGCGAAGATCCTGTTTCCGCTTTTTACCGTTTTTTTATTCCTGTAAATAACTTATATAAAAGCGGAAAAATAAAAAAAGGGGAATCTATTTTTATTCCTTTTGGAGCCGAGCTTTGTGTTTGGGCTCAGAGCAGCTCTGGAAAATTAAGCGAAACTTTTCATTTAATTGCTGAAGCTCCGGATCAGCAAAAACTTTTAAATGTTTTGAGTCCTCAAGAGGGTGTTTGGAATGAAGTACAAAAACTGATAATCAAAGCTCCGGCCAAAACACAAATTATGTATTCAATTGATGGGAGCGACCCTTCAGAATTCGGTCTTTTGTATACTGAGCCTATAATTCTTGAAAAAGACGGTAAAATCGATTTAAAAATCAGGGTAGTGGGAGAATCAGGGCTTATAACCGAAAAAGAAATAAAATATACTGTTGATCCTTCAGGTTATCCTTCACCTAAAATATCTGATATGGACTATAATGAAGATAATCTGCAAAACGGTAATTCTTATGATATCTTAAATTGGTATTTTATAAATTTTTATTTTGAATCTCCGGTTTATTATTTGATAAAGGATGACGAAAAAAATGATGAACCGTCTTTATCAGAACTTTTAAATGTTTATGACGGCCCTATTTTTACAGATAGGACTAAAGACCGGTTTTTATACTGGACAAACAAGGATTTTCAAGACGGAAAAATAAATAAAATATTTTTACCTCGAAAACCTTTATTATCTTGGGTTCCAAATGAACCTGTAAATAGAAATATTGAACTTAATTTCGATGATAACCGTTATACATATTTTTTTGAAGTAGGAGACGGTAAAACATTTTTATTGCCTACAAAAAAATCCGAACGATTTACAAAAGACGGTTCAATGATTTTCGACTCCGGAATAAGACAAGAACGTTTTTTTGATGTAAAAATAAGAGCTTTTTATGAAGACCGTTTTCATGGTGAATTTAAAACGGCTTTTACTATCGATAAACTTCCGCCGGAAAGACCTGAAGCCGTTTTTAATCCTCCGGTGTCTCCTACAAATACAAGCGTAAAAATAAATTTAAAACCGGTTTCGGATGCCGAGATTGTTACCGAAATAGAGCCGCCCCTTTTTACCTCATTAAAAAATGAAATTACTTTAACAGGAAGTTTAGGAGAAAAAACCGTTTATTCGGTACATATTTACAGCAAAGACAAAGCAGGAAATAAGAGTGCGCCTATCACAAAAGAATTTATCATCGATAGAAATGCCGTTTATGTTGATTATAATTCTAAAGTAAAAAACTCCGATGGAAATCCCTTAAAACCGTTTTCTTCCATTTATGAAGCTGTAGATTCTATAAACAATATTTCATTTTTAAAAACAAATACAGTGAGTTCAGAAAAATGGAAAATTTATGTAAGAGGGGATTGTATTTTAAATGAACCTATTTTAATTACCCGTAATATAAAAATTTCTTCAGCAAGCTCACGGTCTTCAATCCATGTTTCAAAAAATGCCGGCTTTATTGTAATAGGCGCCAATTTTGAAATTGAAAACTGTGATATTTTTAGAAGGGAACCCAGTGAAGAACCGAGAGAAGTTCCCGTACTTTATGCAGATAAGGCAGAAATAAAATTAAATAATGTAAAACTTCAAGCCGTTGAAGGCGGACCTATTTTAAAATCATTTTATGCTCATTTGGATATTTCGGATAGTACAATCATTTCGGAGCAAAGTAACCATTGCCTTATTTTTAATATAAATAATTCTTCAGCTGTCTTCAAAAACTTAGATTTTACAGGAGCCGGATTTTCCATTGCTGCAATTTCTTCAGTCAATTCAATTATTGAAATGGATGATATAAGATCTTCATTTACGCCTGAGTTTACAGCCCGTTTTTTAGAAGCTTGGAATTCCGAAATATCTTTAGGAAGGCTTAATCTTATCCGTTTACCTGAAGCCGAAGCAAACAAGGATACCGCTATTTGGTATAATAAGAATTCAAAAATGGATATAAAATATCAGCCTATTATACAAGGTTTTTCAAAATCTATTATGAGGGAACCATAA
- a CDS encoding ribonuclease HII, with protein sequence MLCGIDEAGRGPLAGPVTAAAVILPSSFDFSILKDSKKLTEKKREEVRKTIYADPNVLWSIGWASNYEIDEINILQATFLAMERAYEGLYLKLQEFCKLNSDKFIEPDIIVDGNFIPNIKNCSSIKALVKADDSVYEVMAASILAKTARDKMMIRYSWIYPEYGYEKHKGYGTKKHIEAIRFNGYSPIQRRSFFVKNL encoded by the coding sequence ATGTTATGCGGTATAGATGAGGCAGGAAGAGGCCCCCTTGCAGGCCCTGTTACGGCAGCTGCCGTTATCCTTCCAAGCAGCTTTGATTTTTCAATTTTAAAAGATTCAAAAAAACTGACAGAAAAAAAAAGAGAAGAAGTGCGTAAAACCATATATGCCGACCCAAATGTTCTTTGGTCTATCGGCTGGGCATCCAATTACGAAATAGATGAGATAAATATCTTGCAGGCAACTTTTTTGGCAATGGAAAGAGCTTATGAAGGCCTTTATTTAAAACTTCAAGAATTCTGTAAATTAAACAGTGATAAATTTATAGAACCGGATATTATTGTTGACGGTAACTTTATTCCAAATATTAAAAATTGTTCTTCGATTAAGGCTCTCGTAAAGGCTGATGATTCCGTTTATGAGGTTATGGCGGCTTCTATTTTAGCAAAGACTGCAAGGGATAAAATGATGATACGCTACTCTTGGATTTATCCGGAATACGGATATGAAAAACACAAGGGGTACGGAACCAAAAAGCATATAGAGGCAATTAGATTTAACGGCTATAGTCCGATTCAGCGCAGATCTTTTTTTGTAAAAAATTTGTAA